The Pseudomonas entomophila genome segment TGGCCAGCGATGCCGTCCAGGGGCGAATCACCCTCAGGCTGGAGGAAGTGCCCTGGGATCAGGCGCTCGATCTTGTGTTGCGTAGCAAGGGGCTGGGGCGTCGACAAGAGGGGAATGTGCTGTTGGTAGCGCCCATTGCCGAACTCGCCGAGCAGTCGCGGGGTGCTCACCTGGAGCAGGCGCTGGATGCTCGACTCGAACCGTTGCAACGGGAGCTGATCCCGGTCTATCACGCAAAAGCGTCTGACCTGTCCGAACTGCTGCTGGCGAGTCTGGCCGACGACGGCATCCTGGCCGGGCGCGGTAGCCTGAGCGTGGATGCACGCACCAATACGCTGGTGGTTGCCCAGCCCGCCGACCGGATGGGTGAAATCCGGCGATTGGTGGCCCAGCTTGATGTGCCTGTGCGCCAGGTCATGATCGAGGCGCGTATCGTCGAGGCCAATATCGATTACGAAAAGGCTCTGGGTGTGCGCTGGGGTGGCCCGCTGTACGGTCGTGACAGCCAGCTGGGCAGCGAACTGTTCGTCGATATGGGGGTGGAACGGGCGACGTCGGCGCTTGGGGTCGGGCTGCTACGCAGTGACATCCTGCTTGACCTCGAGCTCAGCGCGATGGAGAAAAGCGGCAATGGCGAGATCATCTCCCAGCCCAGGGTGGTCACCGCCGACAAGGAGACGGCGCGAATTCTCAAGGGAACCGAGGTCCCCTACCAGGAGACCACCA includes the following:
- a CDS encoding type IV pilus secretin PilQ gives rise to the protein MLVLLGARAALAAEFQGESMSLNFQDVEVRAVLQVMADYAGINLVASDAVQGRITLRLEEVPWDQALDLVLRSKGLGRRQEGNVLLVAPIAELAEQSRGAHLEQALDARLEPLQRELIPVYHAKASDLSELLLASLADDGILAGRGSLSVDARTNTLVVAQPADRMGEIRRLVAQLDVPVRQVMIEARIVEANIDYEKALGVRWGGPLYGRDSQLGSELFVDMGVERATSALGVGLLRSDILLDLELSAMEKSGNGEIISQPRVVTADKETARILKGTEVPYQETTKSGATSISFREASLSLEVTPQITPDGKVIMAVRVTKDEPDFVNALNNVPPIRKNEVNAKVRVTDGETIVIGGVYSTSQNNVVDKVPFFGDLPYVGRLFRRDALQEKKSELLVFLTPRIMSDQAIAVSR